The following are encoded in a window of Brettanomyces bruxellensis chromosome 9, complete sequence genomic DNA:
- the EFT1 gene encoding Elongation factor 2 codes for MGKLEREYFEDVQGGFLMDTYSRGEQEMILMDGRGINFTVEQIRALMNDVTNVRNMSVIAHVDHGKSTLTDSLVQRAGIISAGKAGEARYTDTRKDEQERGITIKSTAISLYTEMSEDDCKEIEGETKGNKFLINLIDSPGHVDFSSEVTAALRVTDGALVVVDTVEGVCVQTETVLRQALGERIKPVLIINKVDRAILELQVDKEELYQTFSRTIESVNVIISTYQDEALGDVQVYPYKGTVAFGSGLHGWAFTIREFADKYASKFGVDRIKMMNRLWGDHYFNPKTKKWTNKAVDHKGNALTRSFAMFVLDPIYKLIGTIMNGKTDQAKVMIEKLGIQLKGDEKDLEGKQLMKVAMRKFLPAADAMLEMIVLHLPSPVTAQKYRAELLYEGPKDDANCTAIKNCDPTADLMLYVSKMVPTSDKGRFYAFGRVFAGTVKSGMKVRIQGPNYVPGKKEDLFIKAVQRTVLMMGRFVEAIDDCPAGNIVGLVGIDQYLLKSGTLTTSDAAYNLKVMKFSVSPVVEVAVDVKNGNDLPKLVEGLKRLSKSDPCVLCKMSESGEHIVAATGELHLEVVLHDLEYDHAGVPLKVSPPVVSYRETVSEESSKVALSKSPNKHNRIYLKAAPLDEECTVGIEKGDIDVRSDVKVRARKMADDYGWDVADARKIWCFGPDGQGPNVVVDQTKAVQYLNEIKDHVNAGFQWATKEGPVLGEQMRGIRYNMLDVTLHADAIHRGAGQIMPTMRRVTFAAMLLAEPRIQEPVFLVEVQCPESAIGGIYSVLNKKRGQIVSEEQRPGTPLFTVKAYLPVNESFGFTGELRQATGGQAFPQMIFDHWSTMLGDPTDKSNKAGQIVLDTRKRRGLKDEVPGYEEYYDRL; via the exons ATGGGTAAGTTGGA AAGAGAATATTTTGAGGATGTGCAGGGCGGTTTTTTGATGGATACATACAGCAGAGGTGAGCAGGAGATGATATTGATGGATGGTAGAGGCA TTAACTTCACTGTTGAACAGATCAGAGCTTTGATGAACGATGTTACGAACGTTCGTAACATGTCCGTCATTGCGCACGTCGATCACGGTAAATCCACATTGACCGATTCTTTGGTCCAGAGAGCCGGTATTATTTCAGCCGGTAAAGCTGGTGAGGCCAGATACACGGATACCCGTAAGGATGAGCAAGAGAGAGGTATTACGATCAAGTCCACGGCCATCTCGCTTTATACCGAGATGTCGGAGGATGACTGCAAGGAGATCGAGGGCGAGACCAAGGGCAACAAGTTCTTGATCAACTTGATCGACTCGCCAGGTCACGTTGACTTCTCTTCTGAGGTTACTGCCGCATTGAGAGTCACAGATGGTGCATTGGTTGTCGTTGATACCGTTGAAGGTGTGTGTGTGCAAACAGAGACTGTGTTGAGACAGGCTCTTGGAGAGAGAATCAAGCCAGTTTTGATCATCAACAAGGTGGACAGAGCTATCTTGGAGTTGCAGGTTGACAAGGAGGAGTTGTACCAGACCTTCTCGAGAACTATCGAGTCCGTTAACGTTATCATCTCCACTTACCAGGATGAGGCCTTGGGAGATGTGCAGGTTTACCCATACAAGGGCACCGTTGCCTTCGGTTCGGGTTTGCACGGTTGGGCATTCACAATTAGGGAGTTTGCCGACAAGTACGCCTCGAAGTTCGGTGTTGACAGAATCAAGATGATGAACAGATTGTGGGGAGACCACTACTTCAACCCTAAGACCAAGAAGTGGACCAACAAGGCAGTTGACCACAAGGGTAACGCATTGACGAGATCGTTCGCCATGTTCGTCTTGGACCCTATCTACAAGCTGATCGGAACCATCATGAACGGAAAGACCGACCAGGCCAAGGTGATGATCGAGAAGTTGGGCATCCAGTTGAAGGGAGATGAGAAGGACCTCGAGGGCAAGCAGTTGATGAAGGTTGCCATGAGGAAGTTCTTGCCTGCTGCCGATGCCATGTTGGAGATGATCGTCTTGCACTTGCCATCTCCAGTTACCGCCCAGAAGTACAGAGCTGAGCTTTTGTACGAGGGTCCTAAGGACGATGCCAACTGCACAGCCATCAAGAACTGTGATCCTACTGCCGACTTGATGTTGTACGTGTCCAAGATGGTTCCTACCTCCGATAAGGGTAGATTCTACGCTTTTGGCCGTGTCTTCGCCGGTACCGTTAAGTCTGGTATGAAGGTGAGAATCCAGGGTCCAAACTACGTTCCTGGCAAGAAGGAGGACTTGTTCATCAAGGCAGTTCAGAGAACCGTGTTGATGATGGGTCGTTTCGTCGAGGCCATCGACGACTGCCCTGCCGGTAACATTGTTGGTCTTGTTGGTATTGACCAGTACTTGTTGAAGAGTGGTACCTTGACCACATCCGACGCCGCCTACAACTTGAAGGTGATGAAGTTCTCTGTGTCGCCAGTTGTCGAGGTTGCCGTCGATGTCAAGAACGGAAACGACTTGCCAAAGCTTGTCGAAGGTTTGAAGAGATTGTCGAAGTCGGACCCTTGTGTTTTGTGCAAGATGTCCGAGTCCGGAGAGCACATTGTTGCAGCCACCGGAGAGTTGCACTTGGAAGTCGTCTTGCACGACTTGGAGTACGATCACGCAGGTGTTCCTTTGAAGGTGTCTCCTCCGGTCGTCTCGTACAGAGAGACTGTTTCCGAGGAGTCCTCAAAGGTGGCCTTGTCCAAGTCTCCTAACAAGCATAACAGAATCTACTTGAAGGCCGCACCTTTGGACGAGGAGTGCACCGTTGGCATTGAAAAGGGTGACATCGATGTCAGATCTGATGTCAAGGTCAGAGCCAGAAAGATGGCCGATGACTACGGCTGGGATGTTGCCGATGCAAGAAAGATCTGGTGCTTCGGTCCAGATGGCCAGGGTCCAAACGTTGTCGTTGACCAAACCAAGGCCGTTCAGTACTTGAACGAGATCAAGGATCACGTCAATGCCGGTTTCCAGTGGGCCACCAAGGAGGGTCCAGTTCTCGGTGAGCAGATGAGAGGTATCAGATACAACATGCTCGATGTCACTTTGCACGCCGATGCCATCCACAGAGGTGCCGGTCAGATAATGCCAACCATGAGAAGAGTTACTTTCGCCGCCATGTTGTTGGCCGAGCCTAGAATCCAGGAGCCTGTGTTCTTGGTCGAGGTTCAGTGTCCTGAGTCTGCCATCGGTGGTATCTACTCTGTTCTTAACAAGAAGAGAGGTCAGATCGTCTCCGAGGAGCAGAGACCTGGTACTCCACTTTTCACAGTCAAGGCCTACTTGCCTGTTAACGAGTCCTTCGGTTTCACCGGTGAGTTGAGACAGGCTACCGGTGGTCAGGCTTTCCCACAGATGATCTTCGATCACTGGTCCACCATGCTTGGTGACCCAACCGACAAGTCCAACAAGGCTGGTCAGATCGTCTTGGACaccagaaagagaagaggTTTGAAGGATGAGGTTCCGGGTTACGAGGAGTACTACGACAGATTGTAA
- a CDS encoding uncharacterized protein (BUSCO:EOG092618M2), translated as MKTNRPKLKKSAVFPLKPREEIDFTEYYDNLDVDQQLEVKIIRNSKNGTQHHGKHQNKQVGEEVAQKSDELYDKMYNDSSLVYYRQDKRQRDKAILGRLKHPKFKRVQFEAVGSVSSSADPDSGVLIMNRKYHKYGYNDSSSKRVGQRGLTAYKRANESDYGLITGRLRKDEKLKVLYDMDNQDSLYVDYVNRQRAENGLKEISNEFFELVMTFIEMQFFFIEQLLPPSVANEDALSKKLAAKCSMYGSDDGIGVSPEEDQCCAICNRNDCDASNAIVFCDGCNIAVHQECYGIPFIPEGPWLCRRCLISRDHTQRCLFCPSTTGAFKQTDDGHWAHNICTLWISEVYFANPTYMEPIEGIQNIPKGRWKLTCFICRRKVGACIQCSKHNCFVAYHATCAKRAGLYMEMKEGVKGALDHPLSLISYCDRHTPGSWACSHDTALGIEKTRLFYSRSNVSKLNKQARYENYVPVSTEKFRELQESKSRLFKWKTNRGSPVVPHAVVERMESYLKRERLLPDGSEDLLANICKYWTLKREQSKIPLIRRPDPINYGSMTLDDVQDRLGVLDMIKKDVQKLGEISERVSERSVQTSRLNSVLVQESEAFYLPRLFAIETVGSAFLHSDKYGVLDTILTDNEGVIDGKQLRYKIENGGYDSVEELIDDIEQLAGYVLSTYSRNSGPYKLFKLHWGKMKRQKYQMARNFEWLCEEGEQGLREAYGCFERNGLAVCEVPKHAYGGEGDEMKGRGEKKGRDEKLKKKEREDDRKDLRPFGNSISDRLR; from the coding sequence ATGAAAACCAACCGGccaaaattgaaaaaatcAGCCGTGTTTCCTTTAAAACCGCGTGAGGAGATTGACTTCACCGAATATTATGATAATCTCGATGTTGACCAACAACTTGAGGTGAAGATTATTAGAAATTCGAAGAATGGTACACAGCATCATGGAAAGCATCAGAATAAGCAGGTTGGCGAGGAGGTGGCGCAGAAATCAGATGAACTATATGATaaaatgtataatgatTCATCTCTTGTTTATTATAGGCAGGATAAAAGGCAGAGAGACAAAGCGATACTTGGCAGACTCAAGCACCCCAAATTCAAACGAGTGCAGTTTGAGGCCGTTGGATCAGTCTCAAGTTCAGCAGATCCGGATTCAGGCGTTCTTATCATGAACAGAAAGTATCACAAGTATGGATATAACGATTCGAGTTCAAAAAGAGTGGGGCAGAGAGGGTTGACAGCCTATAAGAGGGCAAACGAGAGTGACTATGGGCTAATCACGGGGAGATTGAGAAAGGACGAGAAGTTGAAGGTGTTGTATGACATGGATAACCAGGATAGTCTCTATGTGGACTACGTGAATCGTCAGAGAGCAGAAAATGGACTCAAGGAAATAAGCAACGAGTTCTTTGAGTTGGTTATGACGTTCATCGAGATGCAGTTCTTCTTCATAGAGCAGCTGCTACCACCATCTGTTGCAAACGAGGATGCCCTGAGTAAGAAGCTTGCGGCTAAATGCTCGATGTATGGTTCAGATGACGGCATAGGAGTATCAccagaagaagatcaatGCTGTGCGATTTGCAACAGGAATGACTGCGATGCTTCGAATGCGATTGTTTTCTGCGATGGATGCAACATTGCTGTTCATCAGGAATGCTACGGAATACCGTTTATACCTGAGGGACCGTGGCTTTGTAGAAGATGTCTTATCTCAAGAGATCACACACAGAGATGTCTTTTCTGCCCCAGCACGACTGGAGCATTTAAGCAGACGGATGATGGCCACTGGGCACACAACATCTGTACACTCTGGATCAGCGAGGTGTACTTTGCGAATCCAACATACATGGAGCCTATAGAAGGTATCCAGAACATTCCAAAGGGTAGATGGAAGCTCACCTGCTTCATATGCCGGAGGAAGGTTGGGGCGTGCATTCAGTGTTCGAAGCACAACTGTTTTGTCGCGTACCATGCAACTTGTGCAAAGCGAGCCGGACTGTATATGGAGATGAAGGAAGGTGTTAAGGGAGCGCTTGACCATCCATTATCACTGATTTCTTACTGTGATCGCCACACGCCTGGCAGTTGGGCATGCTCTCATGATACAGCCCTTGGAATAGAGAAGACCAGGCTGTTTTACTCAAGATCAAACGTGTCTAAGCTGAACAAGCAGGCACGGTATGAAAATTACGTTCCCGTTAGCACCGAGAAGTTTCGGGAGCTTCAGGAGTCAAAAAGCAGGTTGTTTAAGTGGAAAACAAACCGGGGATCTCCCGTAGTTCCCCATGCCGTTGTCGAAAGGATGGAATCGTATCTTAAGAGAGAGAGGCTTTTACCTGACGGGTCGGAGGACCTGCTCGCGAACATTTGCAAGTACTGGACCTTGAAACGGGAGCAGAGCAAGATTCCATTGATCAGACGGCCGGATCCGATCAACTATGGGTCGATGACGCTTGATGACGTGCAGGATCGGCTTGGCGTGCTGGATATGATCAAGAAAGACGTGCAGAAGCTTGGCGAAATCTCCGAAAGAGTTTCGGAGCGCAGTGTGCAGACCTCGAGGCTAAATTCGGTGTTGGTGCAGGAGTCCGAGGCGTTTTACCTGCCGCGTTTGTTTGCGATTGAAACGGTTGGCAGCGCATTTCTACACTCCGACAAATATGGGGTGTTGGATACGATTTTGACGGATAATGAAGGTGTCATAGATGGCAAGCAGCTTAGAtataaaattgaaaatggtGGATATGACAGTGTTGAGGAGTTGATAGACGACATTGAGCAGTTGGCCGGATATGTGCTTTCAACATACTCACGGAATTCCGGCCCTTACAAGTTGTTTAAGTTGCATTGGGGCAAGATGAAGAGGCAGAAGTACCAGATGGCTCGGAATTTTGAGTGGCTGTGTGAGGAAGGAGAGCAAGGACTGAGAGAGGCTTATGGATGCTTTGAGAGAAATGGGTTGGCAGTGTGTGAAGTGCCAAAGCATGCATATGGAGGGGAAGGAGATGAGATGAAAGGAAGAGGTGAGAAGAAAGGAAGAGATGAGAagctgaagaaaaaagagagggAAGATGACAGAAAGGACTTAAGACCTTTTGGAAATAGTATCAGCGACCGGTTGAGATGA
- the HNT1 gene encoding Adenosine 5'-monophosphoramidase (BUSCO:EOG092658WY), with translation MSSTALNASCIFCKILKGEIPSFKVYETKYSYSFLDIEPTAEGHILIIPKCHAAKLHNVPDEYLADLLPVTKKLVKALNLDIDSPEGAGYNVLQNNGRIAHQYVDHVHVHLIPKRTVQEGLEEGWPAQKADMDKLKKLAADLASKLN, from the exons ATGTCTAGTACTGCTCTTAACGCCTCGTGCATCTTTTGCAAAATTCTAAAGG GCGAAATACCATCGTTCAAAGTCTACGAGACAAAGTACAGTTACTCGTTCTTGGACATTGAGCCAACTGCAGAGGGCCATATTCTCATCATTCCAAAATGCCATGCTGCTAAATTGCACAATGTGCCGGATGAATATTTGGCAGACTTGTTGCCTGTGACCAAGAAGCTTGTTAAAGCTCTCAATCTTGATATCGATTCTCCAGAGGGTGCCGGCTACAATGTCCTCCAGAATAATGGTCGAATTGCCCATCAGTACGTTGATCACGTGCACGTCCATTTGATTCCAAAGAGAACCGTCCAGGAAGGTTTAGAGGAAGGATGGCCAGCACAAAAAGCCGACATGgacaagttgaagaagttggctGCCGACTTAGCTTCCAAGTTGAACTAA
- the CDC48 gene encoding AAA ATPase cdc48, whose protein sequence is MVEDKKDKKPLLDASGAVVEPEDATATAILRRKKKPNSLVVDDSPNDDASVISMSSKTMEKLQLFRGDAVLIKGKKRKQTVLIAMADDDLDEGMCRMNRVSRNNVRVRLGDVITVHACADIKFATRISVLPIADTIEGLTGSLFDLYLKPYFVDAYRPVHKGDHFVVRGGMRQVEFKVVEVEPEEFAIVSQDTIIHSEGEPISREEEENNLNEVGYDDIGGCRKQMAQIRELVELPLRHPQLFKVIGDLDVRPTGHGKTLLARAVANETGAFFFLINGPEIMSKMAGESESNLRKAFEEAEKNAPAIIFIDEIDSIAPKRDKTNGEVERRVVSQLLTLMDGMKARSNVVVIAATNRPNSIDPALRRFGRFDREVDIGIPDATGRLDILRIHTKNMKLAGDVDLETIAQQTHGYVGADLASLCSEAAMQQIREKMDQIDFEEENIDTEVLDSLAVTMDDFKFALSNSNPSALRETVVESVNVTWEDIGGLDGIKQELRETVEYPVMHPDQYTKFGLSPSKGVLFFGPPGTGKTLLAKAVATEVSANFISVKGPELLSMWYGESESNIRDIFDKARAAAPTVVFLDELDSIAKARGGDMGDAGGASDRVVNQLLTEMDGMNSKKNVFIIGATNRPDQIDPAILRPGRLDQLIYVPLPDEDARLSILKAQLRKTPLEPGLDLGAIAKATSGFSGADLAYVVQRAAKFAIKESIEAQRRAEEAENAAEKARDAGVKQENGKNQSTDDEMVDIQQDQDQKQDPVPYITRHHFEQAMKTAKRSVTPAQLRRYEAYAQQMQAARGQMSHFHFDSDGSGNTGSAGPADGSAAQTSADASGAAFGSTEDDDDDLYS, encoded by the exons ATGgttgaagataaaaaggaCAAGAAGCCACTATTGGATGCATCGGGGGCAGTAGTTGAGCCGGAGGATGCAACAGCAACGGCAATTCTtagaaggaagaagaagcctAACTCGTTGGTGGTGGACGACTCGCCGAACGACGATGCATCCGTGATTTCGATGTCGTCGAAGACGATGGAGAAGCTCCAGTTGTTTCGAGGAGATGCGGTGTTGATCAAGGGcaaaaagaggaagcaGACTGTGTTGATCGCGATGGCGGACGATGACCTAGACGAGGGTATGTGCCGGATGAACCGGGTGTCGCGGAACAACGTGAGGGTTCGTCTTGGGGACGTGATCACGGTGCATGCGTGTGCGGACATCAAGTTTGCGACGAGGATCTCTGTTTTGCCGATTGCAGACACGATCGAGGGGCTCACCGGGTCGCTCTTCGATTTGTACTTAAAGCCGTACTTCGTGGATGCGTACCGGCCGGTGCACAAAGGGGACCACTTTGTGGTTCGAGGCGGAATGAGGCAGGTGGAGTTCAAAGTGGTGGAGGTGGAGCCGGAGGAGTTTGCGATTGTGTCGCAGGACACGATCATCCACTCGGAGGGCGAGCCGATCAGCCgtgaggaggaagagaacAACTTGAACGAGGTCGGGTACGACGACATTGGGGGTTGCCGGAAGCAGATGGCACAGATCAGGGAGCTTGTGGAGTTGCCCTTGAGGCACCCGCAGTTGTTCAAGGTGATCG GGGATCTTGATGTACGGCCCACCGGGCACGGAAAGACGTTGTTGGCCCGGGCGGTGGCGAATGAGACCGGGgcgttctttttcttgatcaaTGGACCGGAGATCATGTCGAAGATGGCCGGAGAATCGGAGTCGAACTTGAGAAAGGCGTTCGAGGAGGCGGAGAAGAATGCGCCTGCGATAATCTTTATCGATGAGATCGACTCGATCGCACCAAAGAGGGACAAGACGAACGGCGAAGTGGAGAGAAGGGTTGTGTCGCAGCTTTTGACGTTGATGGACGGCATGAAGGCGCGGTCGAACGTCGTGGTGATCGCTGCAACGAACCGGCCGAACTCGATCGACCCGGCACTCCGTCGATTTGGTCGTTTCGACCGCGAGGTGGACATCGGGATCCCGGATGCGACGGGACGACTCGACATCTTGCGGATCCACACGAAGAACATGAAGTTGGCGGGCGACGTGGATCTCGAGACGATCGCCCAGCAGACCCACGGGTACGTGGGAGCCGATTTGGCGTCGCTCTGCTCGGAGGCAGCCATGCAGCAGATCCGTGAGAAGATGGACCAGATCGATTTCGAGGAGGAGAACATCGACACGGAGGTTTTGGACTCGTTGGCCGTGACGATGGACGACTTCAAGTTCGCGTTGTCGAATTCGAACCCGTCCGCTTTGCGTGAGACCGTTGTTGAGAGTGTGAATGTCACCTGGGAGGACATCGGAGGACTTGATGGCATCAAGCAGGAGCTCCGGGAGACCGTCGAGTACCCGGTGATGCACCCGGACCAGTACACGAAGTTCGGGCTTTCGCCGTCGAAAGGTGTGCTTTTCTTCGGGCCTCCTGGAACCGGTAAAACCTTGCTTGCCAAGGCCGTTGCCACAGAGGTGTCTGCCAACTTCATCTCTGTCAAAGGTCCCGAGCTCTTGAGTATGTGGTACGGAGAGTCTGAGTCCAACATCCGTGACATCTTTGATAAGGCTCGTGCTGCGGCTCCCACGGTGGTGTTTTTGGATGAGTTGGATTCGATCGCCAAGGCCAGGGGTGGCGATATGGGCGATGCTGGTGGGGCATCTGATCGTGTGGTGAACCAGCTTTTGACCGAGATGGACGGCATGAACTCAAAAAAGAACGTGTTTATCATCGGTGCCACGAACCGGCCCGATCAGATCGACCCGGCCATCCTCCGTCCGGGCAGATTGGACCAGTTGATCTACGTTCCGCTCCCTGATGAGGATGCCAGGCTGTCCATTCTGAAGGCCCAGTTGCGGAAGACTCCCTTGGAGCCGGGACTCGATCTTGGAGCCATTGCCAAGGCCACCAGCGGCTTCTCCGGTGCCGATTTGGCCTACGTGGTCCAGCGGGCCGCTAAATTCGCCATAAAGGAGTCCATTGAGGCCCAGAGGCGGGCTGAGGAGGCTGAAAACGCCGCTGAAAAGGCTCGCGATGCCGGTGTCAAGCAGGAGAACGGCAAGAACCAGTCCACGGACGACGAGATGGTCGACATTCAGCAGGACCAGGACCAGAAACAGGACCCGGTGCCTTACATCACCAGGCACCACTTCGAGCAGGCCATGAAAACGGCTAAGCGGTCCGTCACCCCGGCCCAGTTGAGGCGGTACGAGGCGTATGCCCAGCAGATGCAGGCTGCCCGGGGCCAAATGTCTCATTTCCACTTCGATTCCGACGGTTCTGGCAACACTGGCTCCGCAGGACCTGCCGACGGCTCAGCTGCTCAAACTTCTGCCGATGCCTCCGGTGCGGCCTTTGGATCCACTGAGGATGACGATGACGACTTGTATAGTTGA